Proteins from one Parasteatoda tepidariorum isolate YZ-2023 chromosome 4, CAS_Ptep_4.0, whole genome shotgun sequence genomic window:
- the LOC139425513 gene encoding uncharacterized protein, producing the protein MNDGGSAEKFYPLPTFENKVLKQKSHLFNGVNNFNLNAFKGKKLFDCEIYPQDQTSHKCVETDSADIYFDASGDTIEFPKEEGYEPLVNMNINNCKSSFVFEEAGQEGLLIGSGMENEEQMSKEGTIRKLNSVQMPFKSYYHHGFNSFSGNISKADLTTTLTKIEKYSVLTFPFCDRETLLTLNFETGDNWGFGNKLRSLEKFLYPENVRDQLAVLPQIHFRNSREEFDLNKNLCNSLVSLNVETGKLIQKSENGECEFENCLSSGDGLNRNFHEKDKTSSGLDCEDSIDECSLEFSDFEDLDIERLDEDFVDSPITQSSLAKDINSQSYSIQSSIKNENAFSETFSMNYPVLFECTNYDTGKREALIIYPLDQLESMKSQNKKSNKIDIIKKMTKMSKRFRDKPLGVMIGVQRIYSQSRKIAFTKINGHLKIGNSDPNITNKSSHSTHRGEQNVPRGVFNHEKNLRQVSKSRNRSYSAENVPTNKTEDVKPPKRTSDATLNKSYSKKKELVTRSSEKNSIHHTVVHHSCLETGLVPRAFPTKPTNRNSTSVEHHSKKNAQTGLVPFSAERTQDVVVHHTCLNRSSQTGLVPGVFPVKPFSLIFSVRTFSQWDTYVSRERGKFVNKNTSVQKLISSDFKKYFHFFAKYGDRLKSGSVITRANNNHWMKKAKIVTDSQTAKIVNDCFSEIAGKKLVLNICDYTQFLQTFSKTRKLTLPELVKQLKTVDIFETSQKQSSSPSQAQN; encoded by the coding sequence ATGAATGATGGTGGAAGTGCCGAAAAATTTTACCCACTGCCAACTTTCGAAAATAAAGTCTTGAAACAAAAGTCTCATTTATTTAATggagtgaataattttaacttgaatgcttttaagggaaaaaaattatttgattgcgAGATTTACCCACAAGACCAAACTTCACACAAATGCGTTGAAACTGATTCAGCTGACATTTATTTTGATGCTTCAGGCGATACTATTGAGTTTCCTAAAGAAGAAGGCTATGAACCTTTAgtgaatatgaatataaataattgtaagtCATCATTTGTTTTTGAAGAAGCTGGACAAGAAGGTTTGCTTATTGGTTCAGGAATGGAGAATGAGGAACAGATGAGTAAAGAAGGAACGATTCGAAAACTAAACAGTGTGCAGATGCCATTTAAAAGTTACTATCACCATGGTTTTAACTCATTTAGTGGCAACATATCTAAAGCTGATTTAACAAcaactttaacaaaaattgaaaaatattcagtgTTGACATTTCCGTTTTGTGACAGAGAAACTCTTctgactttaaattttgaaacaggaGACAATTGGGGATTCGGAAACAAACTTCGTTCTTTGGAGAAGTTTCTTTATCCAGAAAATGTTAGAGATCAACTCGCAGTTTTGCCTCAAATTCACTTTAGGAATTCGAGAGAAgagtttgatttgaataaaaatctttgTAATAGTTTAGTATCTTTAAACGTTGAGACAGGAAAACTTATACAAAAATCTGAGAATGGCGAATGTGAGTTTGAGAATTGTCTTTCTTCCGGTGATGGACTAAACCgcaattttcatgaaaaagacAAAACCTCCTCCGGTTTAGATTGTGAGGATTCAATTGATGAATGCAGTTTGGAATTTTCGGATTTTGAAGATTTGGACATTGAAAGGCTAGATGAAGATTTCGTGGATTCGCCAATAACGCAAAGTTCTCTCGCCAAAGATATTAACAGCCAATCATATTCCATACAAAGTtcaataaagaatgaaaatgcCTTTAGCGAAACTTTTTCGATGAATTATCCGGTTTTGTTTGAATGCACAAATTACGATACTGGGAAAAGAGAAGCGTTAATCATTTATCCCTTGGACCAATTAGAATCAATGAAATCACAAAAcaagaaaagcaataaaatagatatcattaaaaaaatgaccaaaatgAGTAAACGCTTCCGTGATAAGCCCTTGGGTGTAATGATTGGTGTACAGCGCATTTATTCTCAAAGCCGTAAAATAGCTTTTACAAAGATAAATGGACacttaaaaattggaaattccGATcctaatattacaaataaaagctCTCATTCCACACACCGTGGAGAGCAAAATGTGCCTCGGGGAGTTTtcaatcatgaaaaaaatttgaggcAAGTTTCTAAAAGCAGAAATAGGTCTTATTCAGCTGAAAATGTACCAACAAACAAGACAGAAGATGTAAAACCTCCAAAAAGAACTTCAGACGCTACTCTAAATAAAtcatattcaaagaaaaaagaacttgtAACTAGATCTTCTGAGAAAAACTCTATCCATCATACTGTAGTGCACCACTCTTGTTTAGAGACCGGACTTGTTCCCAGAGCTTTCCCTACCAAACCTACAAATCGAAATTCTACTTCTGTTGAGCAccattcaaagaaaaatgctcAAACTGGACTGGTTCCTTTCTCAGCCGAAAGGACCCAAGATGTAGTAGTACACCACACTTGTTTAAACAGAAGTTCTCAAACTGGACTTGTTCCCGGGGTTTTCCCTGTGAAACCATTCTCCTTAATATTTTCAGTGAGAACATTTTCTCAGTGGGACACATACGTTTCTCGCGAGAGGGGGAAATTTGTAAATAAGAACACCagtgttcaaaaattaatctcttctgatttcaagaaatattttcatttttttgccaAATATGGAGATCGTTTGAAATCAGGATCAGTCATCACAAGGGCAAACAACAATCACTGGATGAAAAAAGCTAAGATTGTAACCGACAGCCAGACTGCAAAGATTGTCAATGattgtttttctgaaattgcaGG